In Paenibacillus sonchi, a single genomic region encodes these proteins:
- the loaP gene encoding antiterminator LoaP: MNWYIFFVKTGDELCVKDWLNNTFDRETLYSIVPKRIVPEKKNGKLLYVEKNLFPSYIFVKTVMDFSTYYLIKRNSKIIKMLNYLNKEDLTCHRTIAAHNKQSAVTTVDKEELYFKKIPEEEMSIILKLLNQEEEINFSKVYTIESKVYVESGPLKGLEGIIKKINKHTRRAKVLVSLMGDQRIIELGIELIEPVGSRELIM; encoded by the coding sequence ATGAACTGGTACATTTTTTTTGTGAAGACAGGCGATGAACTTTGTGTAAAAGACTGGTTGAACAACACTTTTGACAGAGAAACACTGTATTCTATCGTCCCAAAGAGAATAGTTCCCGAAAAAAAGAATGGAAAGCTTCTATACGTGGAAAAAAATTTGTTTCCAAGCTACATTTTCGTAAAAACAGTCATGGATTTCTCCACTTACTATCTGATCAAAAGGAATTCCAAAATCATCAAGATGCTAAACTATCTGAACAAAGAAGATTTAACCTGCCACAGAACAATTGCCGCACACAATAAACAGTCTGCTGTGACTACAGTAGATAAAGAGGAGCTTTACTTCAAAAAGATTCCCGAGGAAGAAATGTCGATTATTTTAAAGCTTTTGAATCAGGAGGAAGAGATTAACTTCTCCAAGGTCTACACCATCGAATCCAAGGTCTATGTGGAGTCCGGACCGTTAAAGGGACTGGAAGGCATTATCAAAAAAATTAACAAGCATACACGCCGGGCGAAAGTCCTGGTATCGCTCATGGGAGATCAGCGTATCATCGAACTCGGTATTGAACTCATAGAACCTGTTGGCAGCAGAGAATTAATCATGTAA
- a CDS encoding PQQ-binding-like beta-propeller repeat protein, translating into MGKGQIFKTLSGAICAALMLPLGVGGGTAQAEEAAVSIRNPYYQQVEAPVVQPAWSLSVAKPKVVNNLEPVTAVAENGKVFMLQPNGKLAALKAASGAKLWEYGSQLAQRMVYSNGAIYGMTTSGALYKVKEDNGSKVWSAALGYGTADSITVTGGTVYVTQGQKMAAVDAATGKIKWRIAEDPNNYYYGSKALEAEGVVVRNYAVSGAITVSLVAVYDKTTGTKLWEASRQLAPLAIKDGILYSERELFMLDDDPVNRKIQIAAFNLRTGALKGERTYSWTDKAATDGVYHGGGSYSSAFLNGNDLYIHQGQRLVLYDFWNYVSGAEPVKKWAQESYDQRNPLNLVHQDRIYFTDEHSHGLIAMKLANGQYARFDQGENNTVQAAIFGKGVYVGQSDGLLHAYDLISSKPVFTVRTGSPEFAPLLKTGGMLLVQSGGMLHGIKLPASLK; encoded by the coding sequence ATGGGAAAGGGACAAATTTTCAAAACTCTCAGCGGTGCCATCTGTGCTGCACTGATGCTGCCGCTCGGAGTAGGCGGAGGGACAGCCCAGGCAGAAGAAGCAGCAGTAAGCATAAGAAATCCGTATTATCAGCAGGTGGAGGCACCGGTGGTACAACCTGCCTGGTCCCTGTCGGTTGCTAAGCCCAAGGTGGTAAATAACCTGGAGCCGGTGACAGCTGTCGCAGAGAACGGCAAGGTATTTATGTTGCAGCCAAACGGCAAGCTGGCCGCATTGAAAGCAGCAAGCGGCGCCAAGCTGTGGGAATACGGCAGCCAGCTGGCTCAGCGGATGGTGTACAGCAACGGCGCCATTTACGGAATGACCACTTCGGGTGCGCTCTACAAGGTCAAAGAGGACAATGGAAGCAAAGTTTGGTCCGCTGCACTAGGCTACGGAACTGCGGACAGCATTACGGTAACCGGGGGAACGGTGTATGTGACCCAAGGACAAAAAATGGCTGCGGTAGACGCGGCAACCGGCAAGATCAAATGGCGGATTGCCGAAGATCCGAACAATTACTATTATGGATCAAAAGCGCTTGAGGCGGAGGGGGTTGTCGTTAGAAATTATGCCGTATCCGGCGCAATAACCGTGTCCCTGGTAGCCGTCTACGATAAAACGACCGGCACCAAGCTGTGGGAGGCTTCCAGGCAGCTGGCTCCGCTGGCCATCAAGGATGGCATTCTCTATTCAGAGCGTGAGTTATTCATGCTGGACGATGATCCGGTGAACCGAAAAATCCAAATCGCCGCCTTCAATCTCCGTACCGGAGCACTCAAGGGGGAACGAACTTACAGCTGGACAGACAAGGCGGCAACTGACGGAGTGTATCACGGGGGCGGCTCCTATAGCTCTGCCTTCCTTAACGGGAACGATCTGTACATTCACCAGGGTCAGCGCCTGGTTCTATACGATTTCTGGAACTATGTGTCCGGCGCAGAGCCGGTGAAGAAATGGGCACAGGAAAGCTATGATCAGCGGAATCCGCTGAACCTTGTGCACCAGGACCGGATCTATTTCACCGATGAGCACAGCCATGGCCTGATTGCCATGAAGCTGGCTAACGGACAATATGCACGCTTCGATCAGGGAGAGAATAATACAGTACAAGCGGCTATATTCGGGAAAGGGGTCTATGTCGGACAGTCCGACGGACTGCTGCATGCCTATGACCTCATAAGCTCAAAACCCGTATTTACCGTCCGCACCGGATCACCTGAATTTGCTCCGCTGCTGAAGACTGGCGGCATGCTGTTGGTTCAATCAGGCGGCATGCTGCATGGGATCAAGCTGCCAGCTTCCCTGAAATAA
- a CDS encoding M14 family metallopeptidase, producing MSKKLLSLLIALTLTLSGILPAAYAGEVAAEAQPQVQTAPASAASGASSTVTAEVYQPAAPTVSTEVYQASMTEARTLPITLALPEGVTADQLTWNFGRTAEEMKPLAQWKKWNNASSVRAYTGDPFIKVSYEPASPSTVTALVYFDMPFGVNLSISGIRAEYVKLAGTYNLTATAPDSHVLVQQQVKLNPYDTYHTYDEIKPAIDRITADSNNKYGRYVEYQQIGTSTQGRAIHFSIVAKDKASVDQYLNETLPLMNNDPAALQEMIKNGQLQNYKVPIWLNNIHADEANGVDVIIKFLDTLMTQKIVNYDTTDAKGNVVPVALDIDKALDNVIFLLDYVENPDGRALNTRATSTLLDPNRDNSYQTQPETQAVTAQIAKWTPLSFLDMHGFVSGFLIEPCTPPHDPNIEYDLVLDNMLEQATAMGNAGIANTKYNAYHIPYLEAEKLKNDPNYSNPYGNATGWDDASPAYTAVYAMHQGALGHTIEVPELNEDSLDAFYYAALAATHYVQNNKEKLFLNQLEIFKRGMNNEDHKEVDKYLVNAKYESIGRKRATEATNFFPEYYVLPVAKDLQKNELETYKMVQYLLRNGVKVEQTTTPVTVDGVTYPSGTYVVNMHQAKRGYANLVLYDGLDVSDFNEMYSDTVQNFADMRGFDRYISRTAGAFTGKTRQVSSIAIPTTDLNQYRFEQNYVIRNSNNDAIKAVNELLANKKAVTLLSNGGPGYEKGSFLVSRSNLKTVASKYLLDLVPFSASADKTGKLLKPANVGIAGAPSFILADLGFKVTTDTAAADVLVNAGTSLIAGGKPFIGYGRTMLGSIKSLKILPGLDYSNPVNKSNNPSAHEGLFKATVSQDSVITAPYADNEYLYTVSAAYITAVPEGAEVLAKYGTGEDFFKAGWWPNSDTAKGQVLALNYQKDNVHVTLFANDLLNKYHPQNQFRLLANAIYASSPAATEADGMDNGALEPEPASPSNPGSGAPAATATPAPTATPAPTGAPAAPQPTATAAPAPGVHFTDLGRVAWAVSAIEELTAKGILNGVGGNAFAPLKEVTRAEFITMIVRAFDLQTENASATFSDVSAADWSYSYIAAGVSNGLINGVGNGKFEPKRSITREEMAIIAANALTRFKGKSVTNADAALANFKDKSSIASYGKNAVALLTQEGIVKGMTVSTFAPKGIANRAQAAVIISNIINLQ from the coding sequence ATGTCTAAGAAATTATTATCCTTATTAATCGCGTTAACCCTGACGTTGTCCGGAATCCTTCCGGCAGCCTATGCCGGTGAAGTTGCAGCTGAGGCACAGCCGCAAGTTCAGACCGCCCCCGCATCTGCAGCTTCCGGCGCTTCGTCTACGGTTACCGCAGAAGTCTATCAACCGGCTGCACCTACAGTATCCACAGAAGTCTACCAAGCCTCGATGACCGAGGCCAGAACACTGCCTATTACACTGGCCCTTCCTGAGGGTGTAACAGCAGACCAGCTTACCTGGAACTTTGGCAGAACGGCGGAAGAGATGAAGCCGCTGGCACAGTGGAAAAAATGGAACAATGCTTCCAGTGTTAGAGCGTATACAGGAGATCCCTTCATAAAAGTAAGCTATGAGCCTGCTTCACCTTCTACGGTAACGGCTCTGGTATACTTCGATATGCCTTTCGGCGTCAATCTGTCGATTAGCGGCATCCGCGCCGAATATGTGAAGCTTGCAGGTACATACAACCTGACGGCAACCGCTCCTGACAGTCATGTGCTGGTACAGCAGCAAGTGAAGCTGAACCCTTATGATACCTATCATACATATGATGAGATCAAACCGGCGATTGATAGAATCACCGCTGACAGCAACAATAAATACGGCCGTTATGTGGAGTATCAGCAGATCGGAACGTCCACGCAAGGACGGGCGATCCACTTCTCCATCGTAGCCAAGGACAAAGCGTCCGTAGACCAATATTTGAACGAAACGCTGCCGCTGATGAACAATGACCCTGCTGCATTGCAGGAGATGATCAAAAACGGCCAGCTGCAAAATTATAAAGTGCCGATCTGGCTGAACAACATCCATGCGGATGAAGCCAATGGTGTAGATGTAATTATTAAGTTTTTGGATACGCTGATGACCCAGAAAATCGTAAACTATGATACCACCGACGCCAAAGGCAATGTTGTTCCGGTGGCACTGGATATCGACAAGGCGCTGGACAACGTGATTTTCCTGCTTGATTATGTGGAGAACCCGGATGGCCGTGCGCTCAACACGCGTGCAACTTCAACGCTGCTAGACCCGAACCGCGACAACTCCTACCAGACACAACCGGAGACTCAGGCAGTTACAGCGCAAATCGCCAAATGGACACCGCTGAGCTTCCTGGATATGCACGGTTTCGTGAGCGGCTTCCTGATTGAGCCCTGCACACCGCCGCATGATCCGAACATCGAATACGATCTGGTTCTGGACAATATGCTTGAACAGGCTACAGCTATGGGGAATGCCGGAATCGCTAATACCAAATACAATGCGTACCATATTCCTTATCTGGAAGCCGAGAAGCTGAAAAATGATCCGAATTATAGCAATCCTTACGGCAATGCGACCGGATGGGATGATGCTTCGCCGGCTTACACCGCAGTTTATGCGATGCACCAAGGGGCGCTTGGACACACCATTGAGGTGCCGGAGCTGAACGAGGATTCTCTGGATGCTTTCTACTATGCAGCACTGGCTGCTACCCATTATGTGCAGAATAACAAAGAAAAGCTGTTCCTGAACCAGCTGGAAATCTTCAAACGCGGCATGAACAATGAAGACCACAAAGAGGTCGACAAGTATTTGGTAAATGCGAAATATGAATCCATCGGCCGTAAGCGTGCAACGGAAGCAACGAACTTTTTCCCTGAATATTATGTGCTTCCAGTAGCCAAGGATCTGCAAAAGAACGAACTGGAAACGTACAAAATGGTGCAATACCTGCTTCGCAACGGAGTGAAGGTAGAGCAGACTACTACGCCAGTAACTGTAGATGGAGTCACTTATCCGTCAGGAACCTATGTAGTGAACATGCATCAGGCCAAACGCGGCTACGCCAACCTGGTTCTGTATGACGGGCTGGACGTATCCGACTTCAATGAAATGTATTCCGACACTGTGCAGAATTTTGCCGACATGCGCGGATTTGACCGGTACATCAGCCGTACAGCCGGCGCATTCACCGGCAAGACCCGGCAAGTCAGCAGCATCGCCATTCCAACGACAGATCTGAATCAATACCGGTTTGAGCAAAATTATGTCATCCGCAACAGCAACAATGATGCGATCAAAGCGGTTAACGAATTGCTTGCGAACAAAAAAGCGGTAACCCTGCTCTCGAACGGCGGACCCGGCTATGAAAAGGGCAGCTTCCTGGTCTCCAGATCGAACCTGAAAACTGTAGCGTCCAAATATCTCTTGGACCTTGTGCCGTTCAGCGCATCAGCGGACAAGACAGGCAAGCTGCTCAAGCCGGCGAACGTAGGCATTGCCGGAGCACCTTCATTCATCCTGGCTGATCTTGGATTCAAGGTGACTACCGATACGGCTGCGGCTGATGTGCTGGTCAATGCGGGCACCAGCCTGATTGCCGGCGGTAAACCGTTCATCGGATATGGGCGTACGATGCTGGGCAGTATTAAATCCCTGAAAATTTTGCCGGGCCTGGATTACTCCAATCCGGTCAACAAATCTAATAACCCGTCAGCACATGAGGGCTTGTTCAAAGCAACCGTCTCACAGGACAGCGTAATTACAGCTCCTTATGCAGACAACGAATACCTGTATACCGTATCCGCCGCTTATATCACAGCTGTGCCGGAAGGTGCTGAAGTACTGGCGAAATACGGAACAGGCGAAGATTTCTTCAAAGCAGGCTGGTGGCCAAACAGCGATACGGCAAAAGGTCAGGTTCTGGCCCTGAATTACCAGAAGGATAACGTCCATGTAACCTTGTTCGCAAACGATCTGCTGAACAAATATCATCCGCAGAACCAGTTCAGATTGCTGGCGAATGCGATCTATGCATCGTCTCCGGCAGCTACGGAAGCAGACGGCATGGATAACGGTGCACTTGAGCCTGAACCGGCTTCACCGTCGAATCCGGGTTCAGGTGCACCTGCTGCAACCGCAACACCAGCGCCAACCGCAACACCGGCACCAACCGGAGCTCCGGCTGCACCGCAGCCAACCGCAACAGCTGCACCAGCTCCGGGGGTCCACTTCACAGACCTGGGCAGAGTAGCATGGGCAGTATCTGCTATCGAAGAATTGACGGCGAAAGGTATCCTTAACGGCGTTGGCGGCAATGCGTTCGCACCGCTCAAAGAGGTAACCCGTGCCGAATTCATCACGATGATTGTCCGTGCCTTTGACCTTCAGACAGAGAATGCTTCGGCAACTTTTAGTGACGTATCTGCTGCGGATTGGTCCTACAGCTATATTGCTGCCGGTGTCAGCAATGGCCTGATCAACGGTGTAGGCAACGGGAAGTTCGAGCCGAAACGCTCCATCACGCGGGAAGAGATGGCGATCATCGCCGCGAACGCACTGACGAGGTTCAAAGGCAAATCGGTTACCAATGCCGATGCTGCGCTTGCGAACTTCAAAGACAAATCGAGCATTGCCTCCTACGGTAAAAACGCAGTAGCGCTGCTTACCCAGGAAGGCATTGTGAAAGGCATGACCGTTAGCACCTTTGCGCCAAAAGGTATTGCCAACCGTGCGCAAGCCGCTGTCATTATCAGCAATATCATCAACCTGCAATAA
- a CDS encoding DUF4367 domain-containing protein: MIGVVNRMMLFKDYSSYVAKAKKYKAPNLKQPEYMPEGYVFDQAVIQPYFEIKEKELLALSGGIKLEGGYRVSWRKEPLGSINFDNSGLSYKKGQTIVNISVKRLKEKTGIIESLLWTKNTIMENILVNGTQLIYMDHSKNGEVKLGYKYKLVWADPENNMLYNLTTTPESSLTKEEVIRIAAGMMN; encoded by the coding sequence ATGATTGGCGTTGTTAACCGCATGATGTTATTTAAGGACTATTCCAGCTATGTTGCCAAGGCGAAGAAGTACAAAGCGCCGAATTTGAAACAGCCGGAGTATATGCCGGAAGGGTACGTTTTTGACCAGGCGGTGATTCAACCTTATTTTGAGATCAAAGAGAAGGAGTTGCTGGCCCTGAGCGGTGGAATCAAGCTGGAAGGCGGCTACCGGGTCTCCTGGAGAAAAGAGCCTCTGGGTAGCATTAATTTTGATAACTCCGGGTTGAGTTACAAAAAAGGTCAGACTATAGTGAATATTTCGGTCAAACGCCTCAAGGAAAAAACCGGAATCATAGAAAGCTTGTTGTGGACCAAAAATACAATCATGGAGAACATTCTGGTCAACGGAACCCAACTGATTTATATGGATCACTCCAAAAACGGGGAAGTAAAATTGGGTTATAAATACAAACTTGTCTGGGCGGACCCGGAAAACAATATGTTATACAATTTGACTACCACGCCGGAGTCTTCCTTGACTAAAGAGGAGGTTATCCGAATTGCTGCCGGTATGATGAACTAA
- a CDS encoding GNAT family N-acetyltransferase, translating to MNTHHLFSQFPVLVSEHLTLQKIEECHLEEVFGIYNNDTVFEYCGIIPKHNKATVATMIGHFERDFHKKSRLKWGIFANNDKDTLVGIIEAFDFNQKVDMITIGYFLAEAHWGKGLASEAVSRVVRFLFQEVEVNRIQAEVMPANDVSKRVLLKNGFKYEGTLRQATLWSGKGIVDVEIYGLLQEEYKKERNPDLGVASSRV from the coding sequence GTGAATACACACCATTTATTCAGCCAATTTCCAGTGCTTGTGTCTGAGCATTTAACACTCCAAAAGATTGAAGAGTGTCACCTTGAAGAGGTGTTTGGCATTTATAACAATGATACGGTTTTTGAGTATTGCGGTATTATACCCAAACATAATAAAGCTACCGTGGCAACGATGATTGGACACTTTGAAAGAGATTTTCATAAAAAATCGAGATTGAAGTGGGGGATCTTTGCCAATAACGACAAGGATACACTGGTTGGGATCATAGAAGCTTTTGATTTTAATCAAAAAGTAGATATGATAACCATCGGCTATTTTTTAGCGGAAGCGCATTGGGGAAAAGGGCTTGCTTCAGAGGCAGTCAGCCGCGTTGTCCGTTTCCTGTTTCAGGAAGTGGAAGTGAACAGAATTCAAGCCGAAGTGATGCCGGCAAATGATGTTTCCAAACGCGTATTATTGAAAAACGGCTTCAAGTATGAAGGAACATTAAGGCAGGCCACGTTATGGTCCGGTAAAGGCATCGTTGATGTGGAGATCTATGGATTATTGCAGGAAGAGTATAAAAAAGAGCGGAATCCAGACCTTGGCGTTGCTTCCAGCAGGGTTTAG
- a CDS encoding alpha-galactosidase, with product MNIFADETLGLFHLQSKDTSYIIQLVEGYPSHVYWGARLRHDNSLAGVLELRERSSFSPIPLLSNPSLSLDALPQEYPQYGTSDFRRPAYQVLLADGTRTTELKYAGYRITPGKPALEGLPALYTETDHEAKTLELTLNDDYTGLTVKLLYTVFADHSAIARSVRFEHNGQAPLRLEQALSASVDFADSAYDTLHLSGAWARERHVQRRRLSAGAAVSLESRRGSSSHQANPFLALLRPGADEDQGDVYGFSLVYSGSFAAVAEVEQFNQTRVSIGINPFDFSWLLEPGQSFQTPEAVLVYSGEGLGGMSRTYHRLYRTRLCRGVHRDKTRPILVNNWEATYFDFDADKIAAIAKEAGPLGIELFVLDDGWFGKRDSDNSSLGDWFEDRRKLPGGLADLAGRVNAEGLQFGLWVEPEMVSPESELYRKHPDWCLHAAGRRRTEARNQLILDLSRPEVCDYLYETLSAVFASAPITYVKWDMNRNMTEIASASASPERQKETAHRYMLGLYDLMERLTSRFPDILFESCSGGGGRFDPGMLFYMPQTWTSDNTDAIERLAIQYGTSMVYPASSMGAHVSAVPNHQVERITSLAIRGDVAMSGNFGYELDLTAFTGAEKRLAARQIAQYKEIRELVQQGDMYRLLSPFEGSGETAWMFVSEDKTEAFVAYFRVLAKPNAPISRLPLKGLDPELDYVIETGAASDDGAADHNGAEGSAPAGASGSAFQEGFGGTLHGGDRLMRIGLVVSDLHGDFASCTYRLRAAQR from the coding sequence ATGAATATTTTCGCAGACGAAACGCTAGGCCTGTTTCATCTTCAATCCAAAGATACCAGCTATATCATACAGCTGGTTGAAGGCTACCCTTCCCATGTATACTGGGGCGCACGCCTCCGGCACGACAACAGCCTGGCTGGCGTGCTGGAGCTTCGCGAACGTTCCTCTTTCTCTCCAATCCCGCTGCTGTCGAACCCTTCCCTCTCTCTGGATGCCCTGCCTCAGGAGTACCCTCAGTACGGGACAAGCGATTTCAGACGGCCGGCCTATCAGGTTCTGCTGGCTGACGGCACCCGGACCACCGAACTTAAATACGCGGGCTACAGAATTACTCCCGGAAAACCTGCACTCGAAGGGCTGCCTGCACTCTATACCGAAACAGATCACGAAGCCAAGACGCTGGAGCTAACTCTTAATGACGACTATACCGGCCTGACCGTTAAGCTGCTGTATACAGTCTTTGCTGACCACAGCGCCATCGCCCGCTCGGTCCGGTTTGAGCATAACGGACAGGCACCGCTCCGGCTGGAGCAGGCACTCAGCGCCTCGGTTGATTTTGCCGATTCGGCCTACGATACGCTCCACCTGAGCGGCGCCTGGGCGAGAGAGCGCCATGTTCAGCGCCGCCGCCTTAGCGCCGGGGCCGCAGTTTCGCTGGAGAGCCGCCGGGGCTCAAGCAGTCATCAGGCCAATCCCTTTCTCGCACTTCTCCGCCCCGGCGCGGATGAAGACCAGGGAGATGTCTATGGCTTCAGCCTTGTATACAGCGGCAGCTTTGCGGCAGTTGCAGAGGTCGAGCAGTTTAACCAGACCCGTGTGAGCATTGGGATTAACCCGTTCGATTTCTCCTGGCTGCTGGAGCCGGGCCAATCCTTCCAGACCCCTGAGGCTGTGCTCGTCTACTCCGGCGAAGGACTGGGCGGCATGTCGCGCACCTATCACCGGCTTTACCGGACCCGGCTGTGCCGCGGCGTTCACCGCGACAAGACCCGTCCGATCCTCGTCAACAACTGGGAAGCGACTTATTTCGATTTTGATGCCGACAAAATCGCAGCCATTGCCAAGGAAGCGGGGCCGCTGGGCATTGAACTGTTCGTGCTCGATGACGGCTGGTTCGGCAAGCGCGACAGCGACAACAGCTCGCTGGGCGACTGGTTTGAAGACCGGCGCAAGCTGCCCGGCGGACTGGCTGACCTCGCCGGCCGGGTAAACGCCGAAGGCCTTCAATTCGGACTGTGGGTCGAACCGGAGATGGTGTCACCCGAGAGCGAATTGTACCGTAAGCATCCTGACTGGTGCCTGCACGCCGCGGGACGCCGCCGTACGGAAGCGCGCAACCAGCTCATTCTGGATCTCTCCCGTCCCGAAGTATGCGATTATCTGTATGAGACATTGAGCGCTGTTTTTGCCAGTGCGCCGATTACCTATGTCAAATGGGACATGAACCGCAATATGACGGAGATTGCCTCCGCCTCTGCCAGCCCGGAGCGGCAAAAAGAAACCGCCCACCGCTATATGCTTGGCCTGTATGATTTGATGGAGCGCTTGACCTCACGTTTTCCGGACATTCTGTTCGAGAGCTGCTCTGGCGGCGGCGGCCGTTTTGACCCGGGAATGCTGTTCTATATGCCACAGACCTGGACCAGCGACAACACCGATGCGATTGAGCGGCTGGCGATCCAATACGGCACCAGTATGGTTTATCCGGCCAGCAGCATGGGCGCCCACGTCTCTGCGGTACCAAACCATCAGGTGGAACGGATCACTTCTCTCGCTATCCGGGGCGATGTGGCGATGAGCGGCAATTTTGGCTACGAGCTGGACCTTACCGCCTTCACCGGGGCAGAAAAGCGTCTGGCAGCCCGGCAGATCGCCCAATACAAGGAAATACGCGAACTGGTGCAGCAGGGCGATATGTACCGGCTGCTGAGCCCTTTTGAAGGGAGCGGCGAAACGGCCTGGATGTTCGTGAGCGAGGACAAAACAGAGGCCTTTGTAGCTTATTTCCGTGTGCTCGCAAAACCTAATGCGCCAATATCGCGTCTTCCGCTTAAAGGGCTGGACCCTGAGCTGGATTACGTGATTGAGACAGGCGCCGCATCTGATGATGGCGCGGCGGATCACAACGGAGCGGAAGGTTCTGCACCGGCGGGAGCCTCCGGCTCCGCCTTCCAGGAAGGATTCGGCGGCACGCTTCACGGCGGCGACCGCCTGATGCGTATCGGACTTGTCGTTTCCGATCTGCACGGAGATTTCGCCAGCTGCACCTACCGTCTGAGAGCTGCGCAGCGCTGA
- a CDS encoding RNA polymerase sigma factor, whose product MDSIEEKIKRIQAGEVYLFSEVIRLYQQRIYVYCFRLLNSREEAEDAVQDIFIKAYQNIWDFKLQVNFTSWLYRVSYHHCLNQLRRQKFQNQLRRLLRPDVTAKSAEQVVENRLFSESVAAALQKLSIEERNLVILRIFEDKSFAEIAEILGKSTVTVRKRYERTRSKLRESIVRREKQLCARTN is encoded by the coding sequence GTGGATTCTATAGAAGAGAAGATAAAGCGGATACAAGCGGGAGAGGTCTATCTTTTTTCAGAGGTTATCAGACTCTACCAGCAACGGATTTATGTCTACTGCTTTCGTTTGCTGAACAGCAGGGAAGAGGCGGAGGATGCGGTTCAGGACATCTTCATTAAGGCTTACCAGAACATCTGGGACTTCAAACTGCAGGTTAATTTTACCTCGTGGCTCTATAGGGTGTCCTATCATCATTGCTTAAATCAACTGCGGCGGCAAAAGTTCCAGAATCAGCTGCGAAGGCTGCTCAGACCGGATGTAACGGCTAAGAGTGCTGAACAAGTGGTAGAAAACCGGCTGTTCAGCGAATCTGTCGCCGCAGCTCTGCAGAAGCTCAGCATCGAGGAACGGAATCTGGTGATTTTGCGCATTTTTGAAGATAAATCATTTGCGGAGATTGCTGAAATTCTGGGTAAAAGTACGGTTACAGTAAGGAAACGCTACGAGCGGACAAGGAGCAAGCTGAGAGAATCCATTGTGAGGAGGGAGAAGCAGTTATGTGCAAGGACGAATTGA
- a CDS encoding 4'-phosphopantetheinyl transferase superfamily protein has product MKQILPFSMRSGERRKATLKGGSTVLQIYAVAISHFPNTQLIPLLSCVSREKSEKLSRFHHQEDLIRGLIGDLLVRKMISETFAVPVKRIVFGTNSYGKPYLAIPDNSSFHYNVSHSGDWVVCAIDDCPVGIDIEKIQPVQLEISRRFFAREEVEFIEKAPSDEQRQERFFAVWTAKESYIKAIGQGLSHSLNNFSTVREGNVEGWRVFDHWNWYLKAYNLDDRYALAVCGQKSQVCETVRVISPDDIIRYVLGDPRQQNIH; this is encoded by the coding sequence ATGAAGCAGATACTGCCTTTCTCTATGCGCTCAGGCGAACGCCGGAAGGCTACCCTTAAGGGAGGTTCAACCGTGTTACAGATCTATGCAGTCGCTATATCCCATTTCCCAAATACTCAGCTTATCCCCCTGCTCTCCTGTGTATCCAGAGAAAAAAGTGAAAAGCTATCCAGGTTTCATCACCAGGAAGATCTGATTCGGGGGCTGATTGGGGACCTGCTTGTCCGAAAAATGATTTCGGAAACATTTGCTGTGCCGGTAAAGAGGATTGTTTTTGGTACGAATTCATACGGCAAGCCCTATTTGGCTATACCTGACAACAGCAGCTTTCATTATAATGTATCGCACTCTGGAGACTGGGTGGTCTGTGCCATAGATGACTGTCCAGTCGGGATTGATATTGAAAAAATACAGCCTGTTCAACTTGAGATTTCCAGACGTTTTTTTGCCCGGGAGGAAGTTGAATTTATCGAGAAGGCCCCCTCTGATGAACAAAGGCAAGAACGGTTTTTTGCGGTTTGGACGGCAAAAGAAAGCTATATCAAGGCGATCGGCCAAGGCCTCTCCCATTCCTTGAACAATTTTTCAACAGTTCGGGAAGGAAATGTCGAAGGCTGGCGGGTATTTGATCATTGGAACTGGTATTTGAAGGCATATAACCTTGATGACAGGTACGCTCTTGCTGTTTGCGGACAGAAGTCCCAGGTTTGTGAGACGGTCAGGGTGATTTCCCCCGATGACATTATCCGGTACGTTCTGGGCGATCCCCGGCAGCAAAATATCCATTAG